The following is a genomic window from Opitutus sp. GAS368.
CTGTAGGCCGCCCCTGCGCCGATGGCCGACTTGATGAAATTGCGTCTGTGCATGATGGGTAGGGAGAAACAGAATACGAGGGGCACCGGAGGTGACCCACACGTCAAGCGGGTAGGATAAGCTTTCTTGGGCGGAATGACATCGGTGGAATCACCTAAAGCACCGGCCGTTGGAGGACACCGGGGTTGCCGCAGTCTTCGCCGAAGGGGAAAAGCTGGCAATGTAAATGGACGGCAGCAGGAGGAGGATATTTCCGCCGTCTGCTTCCAGCGGCGCGTGCTTAGGCTTGCGTTCGCCGCCGGCCAAAAATAAAACGCCGCTCGCCTTTCAGCCGGTTACCCCAAGGCGATACCCCCACCATGCTATCAAAACGCAAGGCTGAACGCCCAATTTTTGATCTGCAGACCGCCCTCGACCTCGACAGTTTTTGGCGGGCCAACCTGCGTTTGCTTCACAGCGTGATGCCGCATCACTCCTGCAGCCTGATGCTCGGCATTGTTGATTTCCAGCCGCTGGAGGGACGGCATCACGTGGAGGCGGAGACCGAGGGCGGCAACCAGCCGGTGACAAGCCTCAGCATATCGCGCCCGTTTCTGGCGGCGCATCCCCGGGTGAAGCTGTATACCTACTCGGAAATCGTGCAGGAGGATCCGGCCGCCGGCCAGCGGCGCCTCGAGCGCGAGGAACAGTTCTGGGGCTGGAACCAATTCGTCCACCTGGCCTTTTGGGACGGGGCGCGCCCCGATGCGGTGCTGAGCATCCGGCGGAGCAAGGAGCAGGGTGACTTCATCGACGAGGAGAAGGAATTCCTGGCGAACCTGCATCCGGTGATCGACGCGGGCCTGCGGCGCCTGCGGATGCTCGAGCGCGAACGCAGCCGCAGCGAAGGGATGGAGCGGTTCCTGTCGGGCCTGCCGATCCCGGTGATGTTCCTGGATGCGGAGTGCAAGCTCGGCTTTGCGACGCCGGAAGCCTACGACCTATGTGCGGTGTGGAACTACGGATTCAAGGAAGCCCGCACGATGAACACGCGCCGCTGTTTCCGCATTCCGCCCGAAATCATCGCGGCCTGCACCCGGCTGGCCGGCGTGTGGGACCAGGGCGCGGCCCGGGGGGTGACGGTCGGCCTCGAAAGCGCGCGGGTCGACCACGCCGTGATTCCCCGGTTGGTGGCAAAAGTCGATGTCAGCCAGCCTTTCAAGGGCTCGCTGGTGCGGCCAGGGTTCTGGGTGACTTTGTCGGGGGAAATGAATCTCGACGGGGCCAACACCGAACTGAGCACCGAAGCCATCCACCGGCTGCAGTTCCTCACCCCGAGCGAGCGCCGGGTGGCGCTGTTGGTCGCGGAGGGGTGCGCCAACAACGAGGTGGCCCGCCGGCTGGGCAAATCGGCGCGAACGGTCGAGTTTCAGCTCAACATGATCTATAAGAAGCTGTGTGTTACCGGCCGGACGGAATTGGCGCATGTCCTTTCGTGAGCGGCCCCGCCCCCGGCTGCAATTCAGGTGGTTCCACTTATGGCGGAAAGCGCGGGCGCCGGTCATACTTAGCCAATGACAAAGGTTTCACCGCTTGCCAGCGGACCGCAAGCGATGAAGGGATACCGCATCGCCACCATTCCCGGTGATGGCATCGGCAATGAGGTGGTCCCCGCCGGCATCGCCGTATTGGATGCGGCCGCCAGGAAGTTCGGCTTCCGCCTGGCGTGGGACCAATTCCCCTGGAGCTGCCAGTATTACCAGGAGACAGGGCGCATGATGCCCGAAAACGGCCTCGACCAGATCAGGCACCACGACGCGATCTATCTCGGCGCCGTGGGGTTTCCCGGCGTGCCCGATCACGTCTCCCTGTGGGGCCTGCTGATTCCGATCCGCCGCGGATTCCGCCAATACACCAATCTGCGGCCGGTGCGCCTGATGCCCAGCGTGGTTTCGCCTTTGCGGGACCGCCATCCCGGCGACATCGATTTCTACGTCGTGCGGGAAAACAATGAAGGTGAATACACCACGGTCGGCGGGCGCCTCTATGAAGGCACGGATGAGGAAATGGCGTTCCAGCAGGTCGTTTTCACGCGCCGCGGAGTTGACCGGATCCTGCGGTATGCGTTTGAACTGGCCCGGCGTCGGCCCAAGAAACACCTGACCTCGGCGACCAAGTCGAACGGCATCACGGTCACGATGCCGTTCTGGGACGAGCGTTTCAAGGCGATGGCGAAGGAATACCCGGACGTGCGGACGGACCAGTATCATATCGACATCCTCACGGCGCACTTCGTCCAGCACCCCGACTGGTTCGACGTGGTGGTGGGCTCCAACCTTTTTGGCGACATCCTTTCCGATCTCGGTCCCGCGGTCTGCGGCACCATCGGGATCGCCCCCTCGGCCAACCTGAATCCCGAACGCGACTATCCCTCCATGTTCGAGCCCGTGCACGGTTCGGCGCCGGATATCGCCGGCAAGGGCATTGCCAATCCAATCGGCCAGATCTGGTCCGGAGCGATGATGCTGGAGCACCTCGGCCAGCCCGAGGCGGCGGCGGCGATTGTGCGGGCGATCGAGCAGGTGGTCCAACACGGGCCGCGCACGCGCGATCTGGGTGGAACGGCGACGACGGTGGAGGTCGGGCGCGCCATTGCGGAAGCGGTTTGAGCCGGGCGCCGGTCGTTTAGGTGATACCACCGATGGCTCGCCGCCGGGGCAGGCGATATAGTGACGGAACCACCGCTTACGGTGAAATCCGCGCACCCAACCGCCAGCTTATGAATGCCCAAAATTTGTTTCCCCAAAGCGAAATCAACCCGACGGACCTGACCCGGCGCAGTTTTTTGCAGGGCTTGGGCTGCCTGGCCGCCGTGGCCGGCCTGCCGTTGCCGGCCGCCAGGGCCGCGGACGCGACCCCCGCTGCTTCCGTCCCGGTGGCCGCCGCGGACGCCACGCTGATCACCAGGCTGAGCACTTACATGAGCGAGGCCGCCAGCCGCGAGATTTCGCCGGAGGCGGCGGAAAAAGCCAAGCATCACATCCTCGACACCCTGGCCGCCATGGTTTCCGGCGCCGACCTGCCCCCGGCAGTGGTGGCGCTGAAGTTTGCCCGTCTTCACGCGGGGGACAAGCTGGCGACGGTGGTTGGCTCCGACCTGCTGTGCGGGGCCATGGACGCGGCGCTCGTGAACGGCATGCTCGCCCACTCCGATGAGACCGACGACTCGCATGCCCCGTCACACACCCATCCGGGATGTGCCATCGTGCCCGCCGCCCTGGCCTCCGGCGAACATTATGGCACCAGCGGAACACGCCTCCTGCGGGCGGTGACGCTGGGCTACGACATCGGAACCCGGATCACCATGGCGCTCGGCGGCCTGGACTTTCAGATGGAGACGCATCACAGCACGCACAGTATCGGTGCCAATTTTGGCGCCGCCGCCGCCGCGGGTTGCACGGCGGGCTTCAACGCGCAGCAGATGTGCTGGCTCATTGATTATGCCGCCCAGCAAGCCGCCGGCTCGGCGGCCTGGATGCGCGATCTCGAGCATGTCTCCAAGTCCCTGGTTTACGGCGGCCGGCCCGCGCATAATGCGATCGAGTCCGTCCTGATGCTCGAGCTGGGCGCCACGGGCGTGGCGGACATCCTGTCGGGTCCGGACAATTTCTTCATCGCCATGACGCCGAAGGCGGATCCCTCCAAGTTGATCGAGCAACTCGGCGAGCGCTACGAGGTGACGCGGACCAACATCAAGAAATGGACCGTGGGTTCGCCCATCCAGGCGCCGCTCGATGCGATCCAGAATCTGCAGAAGCGGCGCCCCTTTGAGGCGGACGAAGTGCGGAAAGTGGTGGTGCGGGTCGCGACCAGCGAAGCCAAAACCGTCAACAACCGGGGCATGCCAGACATCTGCATGCAGCACCTCGTGGCGGTGATGATCCTGGACAAGACGGTTTCGTTCGACGTGGCCCATGACAAAGCCCGGATGAAGGATCCGGCGGTGCTCAAAGTGCGGGCCAAGGTGCAGCTCGTGCCCGACGAGGAGCTCGAGCGTCTCTATCCGGAGAGGCAGGCGATCGTCGACCTGACCCTGACCGACGGAACCACGCTCAGTGAGCGGATGATCGCGGTGCGGGGCACGGCGGAGAATCCCATGCCCCGGGAAGAGGTGGTCGCGAAGTGCCGCGACCTGATGGCCCCCCGCCTTGGGGCGGAGAAATGCGCCCGGCTGATCGAGAGCGTGCTCGACCTGGAGAACATCAAGGACATCCGCAGCCTGCGGCCCCTCCTGCAACGGACCTGACGGGGTCGGTGTTGGAGAACCGTTCCGCGGCCTGCGCGCGACTTTCAGTCCTCCGGATGAGACCGGCGCGGGAAGCGTGTCCGGCGCACGATGGGGCGCGCCAGCCCGCGGGGTGCCGGGCGAGGACGCGGGCGACGACCGGTCACGGGGCCTGGAAAATCAGCAGCTGCAATTTTGCGTCCGGCCGGCCCTTGCCGGAGGCGGCCACATACAACCGGTTCAGCTCGGGCACAAAGATCGATGATTTGGCGCGCCAGGCCGACGGCACCTCGGCGAGGTGCTCGTAGTGGTCCGCATCGCGTTGCGAAAAAACCGACACTGTCTCGCTTCCGCTGATATAAATCCGGCTTCTGGCAACATCGCGCGATATGTCGCTGTTCACCCCGACACAGGGAAGCGCGGCCACGACTTTTCCCGTGTCGGTATCGAACACGATCAGTTCCCCCGGCTTCCGGCTGACGCTGAAAAGGCGATGGTTCGCCTCGTCCAGGGCGATGGCGTGGGCCACGTGCGCGTCCGCTGGCAAGGGCCAACGGGCAATCACCTGCCGGGTTTGCAGGTCGATGACACCGACCTCATCCGTGCCGGTGAGATTCACATAGAGTTTTTTGCCGGCGTGGTCGACGACCATGCCCTCGTGGGATTCGCCGGGAAGCGTGACCTGCCCGGCCAGGGCAAAGGTCTTGAGATCGATGACATTGAGCCGGTGGGTGTTTCCGCCCGGAACGGTGGGTCCGCTCTCCACGTAATAACATTGGTCCACCGGATTGAACACCCCATGGTCCACCCCCGGGGGGAGCTTGACGGTGTTGATGATCCGGTAGTCCTTGCAGTCCACCAGTTGCACCGCGCCAGGGGTGCCGTCGGGGAAACCACCGTCCGTGACGAGCAGGCGATCGGACTCGGACAGATAGTGCATCATGAGGGGATGGCCGAAACCCCCGATGCTTCCGGTTCGCGCGCCGGTCTTCAGGTCGAAGATCTCGACCGTTTTCGCCACCTCGGCCGCCAGGAACAGTCGGTTGCCCCGGAGGTCGGCGCCGAAATGGTCGAAGTCGCCGGTGAAGCCCGGCATCGGAGTCGTGGCGACCAACCGCAATGGGGGCGTTTCCTTTGCCGGATCCTGCCGCGCGAGCAGGGCGGGCGCCGGCAGCATGCAGGTCGCACCAAGGGCCAGGGTCAATAGGGGCTTGTTCATGAATCTCCCTATAACACGCCGGCGATTACGCCAAGATGATGCAGGCCAGTAAAAGTGATAATGCCCGTCATTCGGTGGCAGAATGGCGTTTCAGGTGAAACCACCGATAGGCGGATGTCCCGGCAATCTATATCGTAAAGGCGTAATCCAGACCCCAAACGTGTCGCGCCGGTTTCCGGCGTGCTCCCACCCCACCGCTCCGTTGTCCCCAAACACACCCCAATGAAATTATTCCACTACATCTGCCTGGCGGGAGGGTTAGCCGCCAGCTTGCCCAGCGCTCGCGCCCAGACCGCTCCCGACACCCTCCCCGCAACCGATGAGACCAAGCCAACCGGTGCCACCATTGAGCTGTCCCCCTTCGAGGTCCGTTCCTCGACCGACCGGGGTTATGTGGCGGGCAACGCCGTTTCCGCGACCCGCATCTCGACCGTCATCAATGATCTGCCGTTCTCCATCAACGCCATCACGCCGCAGTTCATCTCGGACACCGGCGCGGAAAACCTGATGGACATCGTTTCGCAATCCGCGGGCGTGAAAAGCGGCGTCAGCGCCACCACCCAGGGCAACGCCGTGTTTTCGGTCCGCGGCTTCGTGCAGGCGCCGCAGCGCAACGGATTTTCCAGCAACCAGCTGGTCAGCAATTATGTGGATGGCAGCGTCATCGAGCGGGTCGAGGTGGTCAAGGGACCGGCCTCGCTCCTGTATGGCGCCATTGCTCCCGGCGGCACCGTCAACTACATCACGAAGGCGCCCGAGCCGAAGCCGTTCACCGAGGTGCGCTTTTCCCTCGGGGCCTACAACGCCTATGACACCACGCTCGATGTCAACCAGCCGTTGGCGACGGACAAGCTGCTTTTCCGGTTCGTCACCTCCTACGGCAACGGCGAGCAATACTACCAGAACACCCACAGCCACAGCGTGGTGGTTTATCCCACCCTCAAATGGATCATCACGCCGAACCTGTCCTTGAAGCTCGATTATCAGG
Proteins encoded in this region:
- a CDS encoding MmgE/PrpD family protein yields the protein MNAQNLFPQSEINPTDLTRRSFLQGLGCLAAVAGLPLPAARAADATPAASVPVAAADATLITRLSTYMSEAASREISPEAAEKAKHHILDTLAAMVSGADLPPAVVALKFARLHAGDKLATVVGSDLLCGAMDAALVNGMLAHSDETDDSHAPSHTHPGCAIVPAALASGEHYGTSGTRLLRAVTLGYDIGTRITMALGGLDFQMETHHSTHSIGANFGAAAAAGCTAGFNAQQMCWLIDYAAQQAAGSAAWMRDLEHVSKSLVYGGRPAHNAIESVLMLELGATGVADILSGPDNFFIAMTPKADPSKLIEQLGERYEVTRTNIKKWTVGSPIQAPLDAIQNLQKRRPFEADEVRKVVVRVATSEAKTVNNRGMPDICMQHLVAVMILDKTVSFDVAHDKARMKDPAVLKVRAKVQLVPDEELERLYPERQAIVDLTLTDGTTLSERMIAVRGTAENPMPREEVVAKCRDLMAPRLGAEKCARLIESVLDLENIKDIRSLRPLLQRT
- a CDS encoding helix-turn-helix transcriptional regulator, which gives rise to MLSKRKAERPIFDLQTALDLDSFWRANLRLLHSVMPHHSCSLMLGIVDFQPLEGRHHVEAETEGGNQPVTSLSISRPFLAAHPRVKLYTYSEIVQEDPAAGQRRLEREEQFWGWNQFVHLAFWDGARPDAVLSIRRSKEQGDFIDEEKEFLANLHPVIDAGLRRLRMLERERSRSEGMERFLSGLPIPVMFLDAECKLGFATPEAYDLCAVWNYGFKEARTMNTRRCFRIPPEIIAACTRLAGVWDQGAARGVTVGLESARVDHAVIPRLVAKVDVSQPFKGSLVRPGFWVTLSGEMNLDGANTELSTEAIHRLQFLTPSERRVALLVAEGCANNEVARRLGKSARTVEFQLNMIYKKLCVTGRTELAHVLS
- a CDS encoding tartrate dehydrogenase, with amino-acid sequence MKGYRIATIPGDGIGNEVVPAGIAVLDAAARKFGFRLAWDQFPWSCQYYQETGRMMPENGLDQIRHHDAIYLGAVGFPGVPDHVSLWGLLIPIRRGFRQYTNLRPVRLMPSVVSPLRDRHPGDIDFYVVRENNEGEYTTVGGRLYEGTDEEMAFQQVVFTRRGVDRILRYAFELARRRPKKHLTSATKSNGITVTMPFWDERFKAMAKEYPDVRTDQYHIDILTAHFVQHPDWFDVVVGSNLFGDILSDLGPAVCGTIGIAPSANLNPERDYPSMFEPVHGSAPDIAGKGIANPIGQIWSGAMMLEHLGQPEAAAAIVRAIEQVVQHGPRTRDLGGTATTVEVGRAIAEAV